The following coding sequences are from one Candidatus Nitrosopumilus sp. SW window:
- a CDS encoding citrate synthase: METKNIGLRGIEVADTRISNIDGQKGKLIYRGFDILDLTKNSTFEETAYLLLYDNLPTKAQLDEFNSKLVDARYIPKQMQKNMGNWRKDADPMDMLQAFVAALAGYYDEEFSNKNASYDRAINLIAKVPTIIASWQRIRNGLPIVDPDSSLSHAANFLYMMSGEKPDPEVEKVFDTCLILHADHTFNASTFTARQVASTRAHMYSAVSAAIGALSGELHGGANTEVMKMLLEIQEIQNVEPWIKEKMSAGERIMGMGHAVYKTYDPRAQVLKELSRKLAEKTKEPWFDMTEKVETTTISEMKAQKGKDIYPNVDLYSASIYYMLKIPVDLNTPIFAISRVVGWAAHIIEEKFAEAAPKPALYRPKATYVGKYCGPEGCEYKTLDLRK, from the coding sequence ATGGAGACAAAAAATATTGGCTTGAGGGGAATCGAGGTTGCAGATACAAGAATTTCAAACATTGATGGTCAAAAAGGCAAGCTAATCTACAGAGGATTTGATATTTTAGATCTTACAAAGAATTCAACATTTGAGGAAACAGCATATTTACTACTTTATGATAATTTACCCACAAAAGCACAATTAGATGAATTTAATTCAAAACTGGTCGATGCACGATACATCCCAAAACAGATGCAAAAAAACATGGGAAACTGGAGAAAAGATGCAGATCCTATGGATATGCTTCAAGCATTTGTCGCAGCACTTGCAGGGTATTATGACGAAGAATTCTCAAACAAAAATGCAAGTTATGATAGAGCAATCAACCTAATTGCCAAAGTTCCTACAATAATTGCTAGTTGGCAGCGAATTAGAAATGGGTTACCTATTGTAGATCCAGATTCTTCTCTAAGCCATGCAGCAAACTTCCTGTACATGATGTCAGGAGAAAAACCAGATCCGGAAGTTGAAAAAGTTTTTGATACATGTTTGATTTTGCATGCAGACCACACATTCAATGCATCAACATTTACAGCTAGACAGGTAGCATCAACAAGAGCTCATATGTATTCGGCAGTTAGTGCTGCAATTGGTGCACTAAGTGGAGAATTGCACGGAGGAGCAAATACAGAAGTCATGAAGATGTTATTAGAGATTCAAGAAATCCAAAATGTCGAACCATGGATTAAAGAAAAGATGAGTGCAGGTGAGAGGATCATGGGAATGGGTCATGCAGTGTACAAAACATATGATCCTAGAGCACAAGTTCTAAAAGAATTATCAAGAAAACTTGCAGAAAAGACCAAAGAGCCATGGTTTGATATGACTGAAAAAGTTGAAACTACAACAATTTCTGAAATGAAAGCACAGAAAGGAAAAGACATCTATCCAAATGTCGATTTGTATAGTGCATCAATTTACTATATGCTAAAAATTCCAGTAGATTTGAACACACCAATATTTGCAATATCAAGAGTTGTAGGATGGGCAGCTCATATTATTGAAGAGAAATTTGCAGAAGCCGCACCCAAGCCAGCATTATACAGACCAAAAGCAACGTATGTTGGAAAGTATTGCGGTCCAGAAGGTTGTGAATACAAAACACTAGATTTAAGAAAATAA
- a CDS encoding DHHA1 domain-containing protein produces MAASKTKKSTAKKSITKKTKATKKSATKKVVKKTTKKTTAKKIAKPKRTKVICISHKEDADGISSAALIRQAFGGDAILVDYPGQMEALQQVVTDEKLKSLYICDLGLSKKTQDEFIEIMTTLRKNKVSITYIDHHDIDPAVVKSLQKIKVKVIHDINECTTVQVYNAFKSKLNEHATFVATCAAITDYMEDRPLGSKLLQMYDRQFALISATVLTYNIVGHQKEPDYLLYLVEELAESKFPHDIPNTFEFAQIQVEKLSQMIAKVKAGMKTMKNLGHMEILDSGASGAVNFVMGLSGKDVGVAYKERVDHGIYAVSVRGSKNCKVHLGKIVNSLATELGGSGGGHDRACGAVIPKPKIKKFITELNKKIK; encoded by the coding sequence TTGGCTGCATCAAAGACAAAGAAATCAACTGCCAAAAAATCTATTACTAAAAAGACTAAAGCAACCAAAAAATCTGCAACCAAAAAAGTTGTGAAAAAAACAACCAAAAAAACTACTGCCAAAAAAATAGCAAAACCAAAGCGTACTAAAGTAATTTGCATCTCTCATAAAGAAGATGCTGATGGTATTAGTTCTGCTGCATTAATTAGACAAGCATTTGGCGGTGATGCTATACTAGTTGATTATCCTGGACAAATGGAAGCATTACAACAAGTTGTTACTGATGAAAAATTAAAATCCTTATACATTTGTGATTTGGGTCTTAGCAAAAAAACTCAGGATGAATTTATTGAAATCATGACGACCTTGAGAAAAAATAAAGTTTCAATTACCTATATTGATCACCATGATATTGATCCTGCTGTTGTAAAATCATTACAAAAAATCAAAGTCAAAGTGATTCATGATATTAACGAATGCACTACTGTCCAAGTTTACAATGCTTTTAAATCAAAATTAAATGAACATGCAACTTTTGTTGCAACATGTGCTGCAATTACTGATTATATGGAAGACAGACCACTAGGTTCTAAATTACTTCAGATGTATGATAGACAATTTGCACTCATCAGTGCCACTGTTCTAACTTACAATATTGTTGGCCATCAAAAAGAACCAGATTATCTGTTGTACTTGGTTGAAGAACTAGCAGAATCTAAATTCCCTCATGATATCCCAAATACCTTTGAGTTTGCACAAATTCAAGTCGAAAAACTCTCTCAAATGATTGCCAAAGTAAAGGCAGGTATGAAAACAATGAAAAATCTTGGACATATGGAAATTTTAGATTCAGGTGCTAGTGGTGCTGTGAATTTTGTAATGGGGCTATCTGGCAAAGATGTGGGAGTTGCATACAAAGAAAGAGTAGACCATGGTATCTATGCAGTATCTGTTAGAGGTTCCAAAAACTGTAAAGTTCATTTGGGAAAAATTGTTAACTCTTTGGCAACTGAACTTGGTGGTTCTGGTGGTGGACATGATAGAGCATGTGGTGCCGTTATCCCAAAACCAAAGATAAAAAAATTCATCACAGAACTAAATAAGAAAATAAAGTAA
- the uvrC gene encoding excinuclease ABC subunit UvrC, translated as MTFTISEITIPTDPGIYLMKDSDGKIIYIGKAKNLKKRVKSYFLKNQNYKTQKLVQNISDIEFVLTDNESEAFLLESNMIKKYRPRFNIELKDQQRYTYLRISDEKYPRLLVARRTRDGKFLGKGKTFGPFTQGSSKLLTIGALRKAFQIRICKTLPKKVCLEYHLGNCEGPCEFKDAQDRYSKHVAALEDVLKGKNQTKIFTKKLEEEMHQAAELQQFERAKDIRDTLIRLGSLQTKQKMEYVENSDEEYFGIGIQDQSATVMNFRMINGVIRDSDKFFFDLVGDNSFSNFLYQYYSTHKIPKHIIVSELPENQKLLESLLSEQSGFTVKISVPTKGKKKDIVNLILKNIKLIHTKGGDPGLVELKDILHLPEIPNIIECFDISNHGEDFAVGSMAQFVNGKPNKSGYRKFKIKTVTGRDDFAMIGEIIKRRYYRLLEENSELPDLIVIDGGKGQLSAATKSLESLGLKLPCISLAKENEEVYIPKNKNPVVIAKSKPSLKILQHVRDETHRFGVAYNRTIRKNKIK; from the coding sequence ATGACTTTTACTATTTCAGAGATTACAATTCCAACTGATCCTGGTATCTATTTGATGAAAGATTCTGATGGAAAAATAATTTACATTGGTAAGGCAAAGAATCTCAAAAAACGTGTAAAGTCATATTTTCTAAAAAATCAAAATTACAAAACACAAAAACTCGTTCAAAATATTTCTGATATTGAATTTGTTCTAACTGATAATGAAAGTGAGGCGTTTCTTTTAGAATCAAACATGATCAAAAAATATCGTCCTAGATTTAATATCGAATTAAAAGATCAACAACGATACACATACCTTAGAATATCTGATGAGAAATATCCTAGATTATTAGTTGCAAGACGCACTAGAGATGGAAAATTTCTTGGAAAAGGAAAAACTTTTGGTCCTTTTACTCAGGGTAGTTCAAAATTACTAACAATAGGAGCGCTACGTAAGGCGTTTCAAATTAGAATCTGTAAAACTTTGCCCAAAAAAGTCTGCCTTGAATACCATCTGGGAAATTGTGAAGGCCCTTGTGAATTTAAAGATGCTCAGGATAGATACTCAAAACATGTTGCAGCCTTAGAAGATGTACTGAAAGGAAAGAATCAGACAAAAATTTTTACAAAAAAATTAGAGGAAGAGATGCATCAAGCTGCCGAATTACAGCAATTTGAGCGTGCAAAAGACATTCGTGATACTTTGATTAGACTTGGAAGCCTTCAAACAAAACAAAAAATGGAATATGTAGAAAATTCTGATGAAGAATATTTTGGAATTGGAATTCAAGATCAGTCTGCCACTGTAATGAATTTTAGAATGATTAACGGAGTAATTCGTGATAGCGACAAATTCTTTTTTGATCTGGTGGGTGATAATTCCTTTTCAAATTTCTTATACCAATATTATTCCACCCATAAAATTCCAAAACACATCATTGTTAGCGAACTGCCTGAGAATCAAAAACTTTTAGAATCTTTACTCTCAGAGCAATCTGGATTTACTGTAAAAATATCTGTCCCAACAAAAGGCAAGAAAAAAGACATTGTGAATCTGATTCTAAAAAATATCAAACTTATTCATACTAAAGGTGGAGACCCTGGTCTAGTTGAACTAAAAGACATTCTGCATCTTCCAGAAATTCCAAATATCATTGAATGTTTTGATATTTCTAATCATGGAGAAGACTTTGCAGTTGGCTCCATGGCTCAATTTGTTAATGGAAAACCAAACAAATCTGGATATCGAAAATTCAAAATCAAAACTGTCACTGGAAGAGATGATTTTGCTATGATTGGCGAGATAATCAAGAGGAGATATTATCGATTGTTAGAAGAAAATTCTGAATTGCCTGATTTGATAGTAATTGATGGCGGTAAAGGACAACTTAGTGCTGCTACAAAGTCTTTAGAGTCCCTTGGATTGAAACTCCCTTGTATTTCATTGGCAAAAGAAAATGAAGAAGTCTATATTCCAAAAAACAAAAACCCTGTTGTCATTGCAAAGAGCAAACCCTCTTTGAAAATCTTACAACACGTTAGAGATGAAACTCATAGATTTGGAGTTGCATACAATAGAACAATTAGAAAAAACAAAATAAAATAA
- a CDS encoding PEFG-CTERM sorting domain-containing protein produces MLKILGMFFIVISLMTTSVFAEPSLEVNVSKDSIKALESVLISGKITDVTKYKPVTIKVIAPDGSIAYQPQVPIEDNGEFKKLLQPTIPSFKVGTYTVFVSHEDTEITARTSFNVLAQELPRNDVDIRVQESIIQEKQTSVSSVISMTADAENGSDIINVSGVTKRTETDITLIVNSPSGNIVAIDQVSPKAGGSFEVQIKTGGSMWKEDGVYTITANQGVASEYKKSVQVEIKDGVVVPEFGVIASLILGVSIISIIIFSAKSRLAIVPRY; encoded by the coding sequence ATGTTAAAGATTCTAGGAATGTTTTTTATTGTGATCTCATTAATGACAACGTCAGTTTTTGCAGAACCAAGTTTAGAAGTTAATGTATCAAAAGACAGTATCAAAGCATTAGAGTCAGTCTTAATTTCTGGAAAAATTACAGATGTTACAAAATACAAGCCAGTTACAATAAAGGTGATTGCCCCCGATGGAAGTATTGCATATCAACCACAAGTACCAATTGAAGACAATGGTGAATTTAAAAAATTATTACAGCCTACCATTCCTAGTTTTAAGGTTGGAACATATACTGTATTTGTCAGTCATGAAGACACAGAGATTACTGCAAGGACATCATTTAACGTACTAGCACAAGAACTTCCACGAAATGATGTGGATATTAGAGTTCAAGAGTCCATTATTCAAGAAAAACAAACAAGCGTTTCAAGTGTGATATCTATGACAGCAGATGCAGAAAATGGTTCAGATATCATTAATGTTTCAGGAGTTACAAAGCGTACAGAGACAGACATTACATTAATTGTAAATTCTCCTTCAGGAAATATTGTAGCCATTGATCAAGTTTCACCTAAAGCAGGAGGTAGTTTTGAAGTTCAAATCAAAACAGGAGGTTCTATGTGGAAAGAAGATGGAGTTTATACAATTACTGCAAATCAAGGAGTCGCATCAGAATATAAAAAATCAGTACAAGTGGAAATCAAAGACGGAGTAGTAGTTCCAGAATTTGGAGTAATTGCATCATTGATTTTGGGAGTTTCGATAATCTCAATAATCATATTTTCAGCAAAATCAAGACTAGCAATCGTACCAAGATATTAG
- a CDS encoding dicarboxylate/amino acid:cation symporter has product MALKNNIFKQLWFQVVISLLVGVGVGLVLGDDVGVGLDDNTLDTISSYLKIPANIFLSVILMIIVPLIFASIIVAITNLGTKEKMKTLGLGIGVYFVITTTIAILIAITLASIIAPGSILDLTALQETHDLSDEDLKVTEGFSVDDIPEIASNIIPRNPIVSYLEGQMLSILIMAMIVGLAMAALPKDSVKPLLDLLESIQKITLYILLMAMKIVPFAVFGLIVGMVAKVGVETMAGLGVYMATVILGLGAMLLVYTMIIKFVAKRPISSTFSKFRNPQTLAFSTASSMATMPMTLKTAEEDLKLDTRVSKFVIPLGTTVNMDGTALYQVIAVFFLAQLFAIELSMFSILVIIVTSLLASIGTPAVPGAGTIVLATILITVGIPPVGILLLLSVDRILDMIRTMVNVTGDLTASCVFNEITREKN; this is encoded by the coding sequence ATGGCATTGAAAAATAATATTTTCAAACAATTGTGGTTTCAAGTTGTAATCTCTTTACTTGTAGGGGTAGGAGTAGGTTTAGTTTTAGGAGATGATGTTGGTGTCGGTTTAGACGACAATACTTTGGATACTATTTCATCATATCTGAAAATTCCAGCTAACATATTTTTGAGTGTGATTTTGATGATTATAGTTCCATTAATTTTTGCATCAATCATAGTTGCAATTACTAATTTAGGTACAAAAGAAAAAATGAAAACTTTGGGGTTGGGCATTGGTGTTTATTTTGTAATCACTACAACAATTGCAATTCTAATTGCAATAACTCTTGCATCAATTATTGCACCTGGTAGCATCCTAGATCTTACTGCACTTCAAGAGACTCATGATCTTTCTGATGAGGATTTGAAAGTTACAGAAGGTTTCTCAGTAGATGACATTCCAGAAATAGCATCAAACATTATTCCAAGAAATCCAATTGTTTCTTATCTTGAAGGACAGATGCTAAGCATTTTGATAATGGCAATGATTGTCGGTTTGGCAATGGCTGCACTTCCAAAAGACTCAGTCAAACCTTTGTTGGATTTACTAGAATCTATTCAAAAAATTACATTATACATTCTACTCATGGCAATGAAGATTGTACCGTTTGCAGTTTTTGGTTTGATTGTAGGCATGGTTGCCAAAGTAGGAGTGGAGACAATGGCAGGGCTGGGAGTATACATGGCAACGGTAATTCTAGGACTAGGAGCAATGCTGTTGGTGTACACAATGATCATAAAGTTTGTAGCAAAAAGACCAATTTCTTCTACATTTTCAAAATTCCGTAATCCCCAGACATTGGCTTTCTCAACTGCTAGCTCAATGGCAACAATGCCCATGACATTAAAAACTGCAGAAGAGGATCTTAAACTAGATACACGTGTCTCAAAATTCGTAATCCCACTTGGAACCACTGTAAATATGGATGGTACTGCTTTGTATCAAGTAATAGCAGTCTTCTTTTTGGCGCAGCTCTTTGCAATTGAGTTGAGTATGTTTTCCATACTTGTGATCATTGTCACTTCTCTTTTAGCATCAATTGGAACTCCTGCAGTTCCAGGAGCTGGAACAATTGTCCTAGCTACGATACTTATCACAGTGGGAATTCCCCCAGTAGGAATTTTGTTATTACTTTCAGTAGATAGAATTTTGGACATGATCAGAACCATGGTCAATGTTACAGGAGATCTTACTGCGTCTTGTGTGTTTAATGAAATAACGCGAGAGAAAAATTGA
- the uvrA gene encoding excinuclease ABC subunit UvrA: MTEDKLKIRGARHHNLKNIDIDIPKNKLVVISGLSGSGKSTLAFDTIYAEGQRRYVESLSAYARQFLEMMDKPDVDSIEGLSPAISIQQKTTSKNPRSTVGTTTEIYDYMRLLYARIGIPYCTNCGRKISTQSIETICDSILREFSGKKILVLSPIIQRKKGTYEKLFEQIKKDGYSRIRLNGDILSLDEEIPPLDRQKWHNIEIVVDRITTEKSERSRLFEAIQTAIKASKGDVMIASEKSEKIFSQNNACPYCGLTVGELEPRNFSFNSPFGLCKECNGLGVKMEFDPDLVIPDKTKSILDGAIVPWSGRFSSFRRQALRAVGKKFGFDLMTPINKIKPKHLQIILYGTDDLIDFNYRSKSGDSSWQYTNAFEGVLSNLQRVFMETDSESKREWLKQFMRDTPCNACNGKKLKPESLAVKINDKGIMDVCDLSIDHCYDFFSTLKLTENEQYIARDVLKEIKERLEFLMNVGLNYLTLNRLSSTLSGGESQRIRLATQIGSNLTGVLYVLDEPTIGLHQRDNARLIKTLNKLRNLGNTVIVVEHDEEVIRNSDWMVDLGPGAGVNGGSVVFEGTVDQILNGHKSVTGDYLKDNSLITLQDKIRNNSGTLVVQKASENNLKDIDVEIPLGLFVSITGVSGSGKSTLINDILLKALESHFYKSNVKPGNHKKIVGLENIDKVIAIDQSPIGRTPRSNPATYIGAFTPIRELYANTELSKERGYAPGQFSFNVADGRCFACDGDGVKQIEMQFLSDVYVKCDECKGKRYNSETLSVLYKGKNISDVLDMTVYEALNFFENVPAIKRKLQTIYDVGLGYIKLGQSSTTLSGGEAQRVKLASELSKRGTGKTMYILDEPTTGLHFADVQKLLEVLNRLVNLGNTVVVIEHNMDVIKNSDWIIDLGPEGGDEGGRIVATGTPKDIAKAPGSYTGKYLKKLVKK, translated from the coding sequence TCTCTTTCTGCATATGCTCGTCAATTTTTAGAGATGATGGACAAACCTGATGTTGATTCTATAGAAGGATTGTCACCTGCAATTTCTATTCAACAAAAAACAACTAGTAAAAATCCCCGTTCCACGGTTGGAACAACCACTGAAATCTATGATTATATGAGATTACTTTATGCAAGAATAGGTATTCCTTATTGTACAAATTGTGGACGAAAAATCTCGACTCAATCAATTGAAACTATTTGTGATTCTATACTAAGGGAATTTTCAGGCAAAAAAATCCTAGTCTTATCTCCAATTATTCAAAGAAAAAAAGGAACCTATGAGAAACTATTTGAGCAGATCAAAAAGGATGGATACTCAAGAATACGTCTAAACGGTGATATTTTGAGCCTAGATGAGGAGATTCCTCCCCTTGATAGGCAAAAATGGCACAATATTGAGATTGTAGTTGACAGAATCACTACTGAAAAATCCGAGCGTTCAAGACTATTTGAGGCAATACAGACTGCAATAAAGGCCTCAAAAGGAGATGTCATGATTGCATCAGAAAAATCTGAAAAAATCTTTTCTCAAAACAATGCTTGTCCTTATTGTGGATTGACTGTTGGTGAATTAGAACCAAGAAATTTTTCATTCAACTCTCCCTTTGGTTTGTGTAAAGAATGTAATGGTCTTGGTGTCAAGATGGAATTTGATCCTGATTTGGTAATTCCTGACAAAACAAAGTCTATTTTAGATGGTGCAATTGTTCCTTGGAGTGGAAGATTTTCTTCATTTAGACGACAAGCGTTAAGAGCAGTTGGGAAAAAATTTGGTTTTGATTTAATGACTCCAATAAATAAAATAAAACCAAAACATCTTCAAATCATTTTATATGGCACTGATGATTTGATTGATTTTAATTATCGTTCAAAATCAGGTGACTCTTCATGGCAATACACCAATGCCTTTGAAGGTGTATTATCTAACCTTCAACGTGTTTTCATGGAAACTGATTCTGAATCAAAACGTGAGTGGTTAAAACAATTCATGAGGGACACTCCATGTAATGCATGTAATGGAAAAAAACTAAAACCTGAATCTCTTGCAGTAAAAATTAACGATAAAGGAATTATGGATGTTTGTGATCTATCTATTGATCATTGTTATGATTTTTTTTCTACACTGAAACTAACTGAAAACGAACAATACATTGCAAGAGATGTACTAAAAGAGATTAAAGAACGATTAGAATTTTTGATGAATGTTGGCTTGAATTATCTTACTCTAAACAGATTGAGCTCTACATTGTCTGGTGGTGAATCTCAAAGAATTCGATTAGCTACTCAAATTGGTTCTAACCTTACTGGAGTGTTGTATGTTTTAGATGAACCAACCATTGGCCTTCATCAAAGAGACAATGCACGATTAATTAAAACGCTCAATAAACTACGAAATCTTGGAAATACTGTCATTGTGGTAGAACATGACGAAGAAGTTATACGAAATTCAGACTGGATGGTTGATTTAGGTCCTGGTGCCGGTGTGAATGGTGGAAGCGTAGTTTTTGAAGGAACAGTTGATCAAATTCTCAATGGTCACAAATCTGTAACTGGTGATTATCTCAAAGATAACTCGTTAATCACTTTACAAGATAAAATTAGAAATAATTCTGGTACTCTTGTTGTACAAAAGGCATCTGAAAATAATCTCAAAGACATTGATGTTGAAATTCCTTTAGGTCTCTTTGTTTCAATTACTGGTGTTTCTGGTTCTGGAAAATCTACCTTAATCAATGATATTTTGCTTAAAGCACTAGAGAGTCATTTTTACAAATCTAATGTAAAACCTGGAAATCACAAGAAGATTGTTGGACTGGAAAATATTGATAAGGTTATAGCAATTGATCAATCTCCGATTGGAAGAACTCCTAGGTCAAATCCTGCAACATACATTGGTGCATTTACACCAATTAGAGAATTATATGCAAATACTGAATTATCTAAAGAACGTGGATATGCCCCTGGCCAATTTTCATTCAATGTTGCTGATGGTAGATGTTTTGCATGTGATGGAGATGGAGTAAAACAAATTGAAATGCAATTTCTTTCTGATGTTTATGTAAAATGTGATGAATGCAAAGGTAAGCGTTACAACTCTGAAACATTATCTGTTCTTTACAAAGGAAAAAACATTTCAGATGTTTTAGACATGACTGTCTATGAGGCATTAAACTTCTTTGAGAATGTTCCTGCAATTAAAAGAAAATTACAAACAATCTATGATGTTGGTTTAGGGTATATCAAACTTGGACAATCCTCAACAACTCTGTCTGGTGGTGAAGCTCAACGAGTTAAACTAGCCTCAGAACTATCAAAACGAGGTACTGGAAAGACCATGTATATTTTAGATGAGCCCACAACCGGACTGCACTTTGCTGATGTTCAAAAATTATTAGAGGTTTTAAATCGACTAGTGAATCTTGGAAACACTGTAGTTGTAATTGAACATAATATGGATGTCATTAAAAATTCAGATTGGATAATTGATTTGGGTCCTGAAGGTGGTGATGAGGGTGGTAGAATTGTTGCTACAGGTACTCCAAAAGACATTGCAAAAGCTCCTGGAAGTTATACTGGGAAATACCTAAAGAAATTAGTTAAAAAATGA
- a CDS encoding plastocyanin/azurin family copper-binding protein, with protein MAGIDKAAIGFSIAIVAIGVAFAMYGDASQNAGPSVSSPAVTSTAPEPKMDEPKASPQKPMKAGWERATSQQDPGIGHESHQLAVLLAPSENVYSGTLLYDASENIQLVTLRGPVGADEKPAKTWTPDGETIFELTFVDPKNAKGEWEFSGNALAVHTMKTNTFVVDYKILDLTETEAKIVEMKEEVTMKDTTTKPAGPTTHTVDMPKGTSVPGCEETNTCYLPADLTINAGDTVEWVNVDTAAHTVTGGSPADGPSGVFDSSLVMGGASYSFTFEDAGSYDYFCMVHPWMVGSVTVN; from the coding sequence ATGGCAGGTATTGATAAGGCTGCAATTGGATTTTCAATCGCAATTGTGGCAATCGGAGTTGCATTTGCTATGTATGGCGATGCATCTCAAAATGCCGGACCCAGTGTTTCATCTCCAGCTGTAACATCTACAGCACCTGAACCAAAAATGGATGAACCAAAGGCATCTCCTCAAAAACCAATGAAAGCTGGTTGGGAGAGAGCCACATCTCAACAAGACCCAGGTATCGGACATGAATCACACCAACTTGCAGTATTGTTGGCACCAAGTGAGAATGTATATTCAGGAACACTCCTTTATGATGCATCTGAAAATATTCAGCTAGTCACACTTAGAGGACCAGTTGGAGCTGATGAAAAACCAGCAAAAACTTGGACTCCAGATGGTGAAACAATCTTTGAATTAACATTTGTTGATCCAAAGAATGCAAAAGGGGAATGGGAATTTTCCGGTAATGCTTTAGCAGTTCACACAATGAAGACAAACACATTCGTAGTTGATTACAAAATACTAGACCTCACAGAAACAGAGGCTAAGATTGTGGAAATGAAAGAAGAGGTAACTATGAAAGATACCACAACTAAACCAGCAGGCCCAACAACTCACACTGTTGATATGCCAAAAGGTACTTCAGTTCCAGGATGTGAAGAAACAAACACATGCTACTTACCAGCAGACCTTACAATTAATGCTGGAGATACAGTAGAATGGGTCAATGTTGACACCGCTGCACACACAGTTACTGGTGGCAGCCCAGCAGATGGACCATCTGGTGTCTTTGACAGCAGCTTAGTTATGGGTGGAGCATCATATTCATTCACATTTGAAGATGCAGGAAGCTATGACTATTTCTGTATGGTACATCCTTGGATGGTTGGTAGTGTTACAGTGAACTAG